A part of Saccharomonospora amisosensis genomic DNA contains:
- a CDS encoding TetR/AcrR family transcriptional regulator, which produces MPRPRTHDDALRQRLLDRAGELLADEGAKALSLRRLAGAVGTSTTAVYSLFGSKPGLVNELYVEGFRRFGARLRAVPPTNDVFEDLVRIGLEYRASALADSRLYPIMFTNAVPGFEPDAACGELARQALRPLWERVRAGIAAGALVDAGVDVIAVGYWACVHGLVSLELSHMLPRGFDMCTTYRLALRAHAEGWRR; this is translated from the coding sequence GTGCCACGCCCGAGAACCCACGACGACGCGCTGCGGCAGCGGCTGTTGGACCGGGCAGGTGAGCTGCTCGCGGACGAGGGAGCCAAGGCGCTGAGTCTGCGCAGGCTCGCCGGCGCGGTTGGCACGTCCACCACAGCGGTGTATTCGCTGTTCGGCAGCAAGCCCGGCCTGGTCAACGAACTCTACGTAGAGGGCTTCCGCCGGTTCGGGGCTCGACTGCGGGCCGTGCCACCCACCAATGACGTGTTCGAGGACCTGGTGCGCATCGGCCTGGAGTACCGGGCGAGCGCGCTGGCCGACAGCAGGCTGTACCCGATCATGTTCACGAACGCGGTACCTGGCTTCGAACCGGACGCGGCCTGCGGTGAACTCGCGAGGCAAGCACTGCGACCGCTGTGGGAGCGGGTGCGCGCGGGCATTGCGGCGGGGGCGCTCGTGGACGCCGGTGTCGATGTCATCGCCGTCGGCTACTGGGCCTGCGTGCACGGGCTGGTGTCGCTCGAACTCAGCCATATGCTTCCGCGCGGGTTCGACATGTGCACCACCTACCGACTGGCGTTGCGGGCGCACGCGGAAGGCTGGCGACGCTGA